From a region of the Salvia splendens isolate huo1 unplaced genomic scaffold, SspV2 ctg1075, whole genome shotgun sequence genome:
- the LOC121788555 gene encoding uncharacterized protein LOC121788555, translating into MEVNSVSQVAVGISLSDPLAASETVSRKALDKLWSIYTAGNTVPIPFLRATDISPIALLSDNVLGGWPGDSSGSIAVEAMHELFSGDTQPKKGRSRQNEVPLPPGVYQRLNSSPTLMNLAQALSYHKMCYEEMPLQEMQAVQEQQTIQNLSDTLRTILRL; encoded by the exons ATGGAAGTAAATAGCGTTTCCCAAGTAGCTGTTGGCATTAGCTTGAGTGATCCTTTAGCTGCTAGTGAAACTGTCAGCAGAAAAGCATTAGACAAG CTTTGGTCCATATACACTGCTGGTAATACAGTACCGATCCCATTCTTAAGGGCAACCGACATATCCCCAATTGCACTCTTATCCGACAACGTGCTTGGGGGATGGCCTGGGGATAGCAGCGGAAGCATAGCTGTGGAGGCAATGCATGAGCTCTTTTCTGGTGACACCCAGCCTAAGAAGGGTAGAAGCAGACAAAATGAG GTACCCCTTCCCCCAGGCGTGTATCAGAGATTGAATTCCAGTCCGACTCTGATGAATCTTGCTCAGGCATTATCATACCACAAAAT GTGCTATGAGGAGATGCCACTTCAAGAAATGCAGGCAGTGCAGGAACAACAGACCATTCAAAACCTCTCTGATACCCTTCGGACTATTCTACGCTTGTAG
- the LOC121788556 gene encoding uncharacterized protein LOC121788556, with translation MALQTQEVPSDRTLLREGPAGDSSEPILNTVPSKRPDGQQASALGINDTVKTGVEGDFGTVIIHDRTATGNCYCAAIYTRRFRSCYGTCWKTPVSGPGDKY, from the exons ATGGCATTGCAAACACAAGAAGTACCTTCAGACAGGACACTGTTGAGAGAAGGG CCGGCAGGAGATTCAAGTGAACCAATTCTAAATACTGTACCATCAAAACGTCCGGATGGGCAGCAAGCTTCTGCCCTTGGCATAAATGATACAGTAAAAACAGGTGTAGAAG GTGATTTTGGAACTGTAATAATCCATGATAGAACTGCTACTGGAAACTGCTACTGTGCCGCCATCTACACGAGAAGATTCCGGTCCTGCTACGGGACATGTTGGAAAACCCCAGTCAGCGGACCTGGTGATAAATATTAA